The Aspergillus oryzae RIB40 DNA, chromosome 5 genome segment TCCTCCGAGCGATCTGCCAAACAGTCTCATAAAACGGCAAATTCGTCGACCGCAACGCATGCATCAGTCTCGGCTCAActtcctgctcttcttcttcaccgtctgctgctgctactgctgcaTCCGCAAGCGCGCGTATCTGCCCGGACACTTTCTCCAGAGTCCGTAGTTCGGAGACGACATTGGAGCGTAGGGATCGGATCTCGACTAGTTGGGGGTTACGCTGGGTTTTCTCGAGAAGGGCGCGGAAGGCGTCTAGTTCGTTGATGAGATCTCGGCATCTTTCTACGAGGGAGAGGGCGAGGGCTTCGCTTCTTTCGTAGGTTTCGGAAGTCGGGGAGTAACGGTCTTCGTTGGTCATTTTTGGGTTCTTTTTGTCCAATTGGCTtggttggttgttgtttgtttgtatgtatgcaCATACCTTGTGTGACTCTTTTTGGGTGGTCACGTGTGCATTGTTTTTTAGGTTACCCCGCGTGTGGGGGAGATAAACTTAGTAGACATTGATATAGTTCGTAGTATATCATACTCTGGGTTCCTTGGGTAGCTCTATGAACCATGTACTGCAACATTCTATCATTGGAAGAAATAATTTCTATTATATGCCTTATAAAACTATATGTACTGAAAACACCTTAAGAGGAGCTTCGGTCTATCTGTCCAGCTTAATATATAGCCACTGCCCTCCTACAGGAGCCCTGTACAGCCTCCCTGTAAGTCGTGCGAACTTCACTTGTTCCATGCCCACATCCCCTAAGCCCCTTCAAGGGCAGAAATATCTGCGCCAGGCCTCAAGATCAACGAGTCTCCGGCGCCCCCACGGCTGACAAAAATACTCAAAGTAGAAAGGAAGAGTCTGACTGTTGACTGATCGCGACTGTCAAATGCCCAGAAAATAGGTGTTCTTCCCTTATCATCCTTCGTAACTGGACTAGCACCTTTTTTCAATAGGATATCGGCTGCTGCTGTTCGACAATTCTTTGCCGCCCAGGAAAGTGGTGTTCTACCATCCTTATCCTTAGACTCGAGCAGGTTTTGCTGGGAATAGCACCATTTCCTGGTTGAGATATCCCAGTCTCAAGTAGCTGCGTTCGTAGCACCTGGCTTGAAGAGTGATTTTGAGGCAGCAGCGTTAGTCTGTGGCTGTGCCCTTTTTAGCCTTGCCAACACCAGCTGGCAGAAAACGCATCCTCCCCCCTCAAACTGCGTAATCTATCTTCATAAACGCGTTAGAGAAAGACACTACTAGCTTTCAATCATGAATCTTCTGGGGTTTTATATACGCACTTTCAAAGTTCTCGTTGTTCGCTGCTCATTTTTATACACGCATTAGTCATTATTGATCCAAATCCATGCTGTGACGTGAACACGCCTGGATTCATGCATAATTCTTGGGCGTCGCCCACAGAGGCTTGGAGCTCCTCGAAGCAGGACTGGAAGACACAGATTCTCATTGATGCGGATTTCGAGGGATGTGGTTCACGTTGTGTTTTCAAGTTGTAAGAGTTGACAATAAATATTTTGTCGCGTGCCTAGTTGCCCACCCCCACCAGATCCTACATTAGTAGACAAGAGGAACCACGATTCTGCACGATCGAAGATAAGCGATCTGGATTGAGTCTAGTCCAGCCCTTTGGATGGCGTTTTGGCCACTGGTTTACACCGCTCCTCCGCTAAAACAGGAAAGTGATCAGATCGTCCAGTCTGGGTGTGGATACATTGATCCCAGCTGCGTGGGACTCATGAAGACATAACAAAGGCATATCGTTCTGCCTGCGTATCGTTTCTGGGCACAGTGTACGAAGAAATGTGCATCAGTCCCCTTCATATAGAGAGCTGCAAGTGTCAGTCCCGCATAGTGCACTAAGACTAAAGGAACAGCCGTGCCAAGTTTTCGTCTCAGTCTTCGAGGTCCCATCTGTGACGCTCGCTGATTGGCCGGTTCGTATACTATACGATCCGATGTACTTACTTGGTACTATATAAATAATCACCCTGGCAGGTCTTTGTATCATGAGTTTCTTTCTGGATATATACTTTCTTGAAGTTGGTAGtattatctctctctctctctctctatattCTAGCCAAAGCACCCCCACATCCCCAAACAACCAACCAGTTTCAACCATATAACATCCAACAATGACCCCATCTTCACGCTCACTCCAGGCGTCAGCCTTCTCATTCGCCATCCTATCCATCGGACATACGGTATGCTAGCTACCTACTTCATAACTACCATAGCAACCAACACACATACAAACCCATTTGCCCTTGACAAGGACACCAGCAGTTAACGTTAGTTGCCTATTTAACTTGGAGGAAAACAATGGACCGCCGAGCCATCCTTCAGGCATATTTCAGGCACGAAACCATCGGCCTGTGGGATTGTTGGTTGGTACCAGGTATGTACTACACAGCAGGATGCCCCAAACCTGGGAATAGATACTGACAATGTATTTTCAGGGGAGCGCCTTTTTTCTCATGACTAGTATGTTGTATCCCGAGATTCTCGTTTAGTTCGCTCTATGCCAAGTACGGATTTAGAGAACTGACTTCAATGATAGGCCTTATTCACTATCAATGGTCACGTAACCCTCGCACCCTTCAAGACCCAACTAACAAGGCTATCGCTATCGTCACTAATGCGCTGCTATGGGTGAGTTCGGTGTGGTATTTCCGTACGGGGATTAAGGAGAATGGCTGggtggtgggcttggggGCCGCGCTGCAGGCTTGGGCGGTTGGGAGGGCTTCTCTTCGGTAACAGGACTGATGCATTGTCGCCATGtcaatcttttcttttctttttttttttacgttTGCTTCTTCATTACCAACACTGGTGTCGAGCTTTGCCATGCATTGCCGAATGAATATCTTTACTATAGGGCATCTCTAGTAGGACGCTCTGCGTCAGATACTCATTAACTCGCACGCCTCCAACCCCATACTGGAAAGCAACCACCCCCCATTTTGCAACTTCTGGAATACGCCATCTGGATCATACTTTAGAGCAATTTCTTTTAACCGCTTAGCATTCTCCACCCCATAACTTGCCAGGGGATCCTGGTCGCGCGAAGCATAGTTTGAATAAAGGTAAGGAAGATGCACTCCGGCTTGCTTCGCCTCTGATTCCGCCACATCGACGATCTTGCGCACTGCCTCTCGAACACGCTCCTCGTCTTTCGCATTCTTCCAGTCGGCCCTCACAAGGAACCCTAAAAGGTATCAATTAGGTTCGAGAATGGTGCCCGAAAGCGGGAGGGGAGACGTACACTGTTGTCCAACAGACGACAAGCCTAGGGGACTTTTGAGGGTCGCTTTCATAGCTGAAGAGGACATTGGTTGGATGACGGTTGTCAAGGTAAGACCCTCGACGTCCTTAAGAACATCGACCTGCTCAGCGTGTGTTTTTTCAATAGCCCTGTATACCTCTAGACTAGGGAGGCTGGCCATAGTCCGGAAATCGTGACTGGAAGGGTTAGCGGCACTCTGGGAAAGAGAACGGGCTGTGACCAACATACAGTGCAGGTCCTGCTTCTTGCACTGAATCTACTGCATTCATGAGATCATAGACGGTCCGGATACCTGGGGCCACGAATGTGGCGACGTGGGGTATATTGTAGAAGGGCTGGAAAATAGGGGGATGCTCGACAGGTTCGCCGTAGAAAAAGACGAGTAGGATAACCTCGTGAGTAGCATTATAGATTAGGGAAGACTTATCGTCAGCTTCGATTGCGGCGTGATACTGCATCATGGCTTCGAGGATCTGATCGGTTGCTGTGATTGGGTAGACTCGGACCTCAGACCAGTGCTTGCTTGGGATGGTCATCATATCGAACTTGGTTACGACCCCTAGATCGCAGTCAGAATGCCGAATATACCTAGAGATAGATGCAGGACATACCGAAGTTGGGCCCACCACCTTTCAGAGCCCAGAACAAGTCTGCATTCTCGTGCGCGTTGGCATTGACGATCTGCGAGTTGGCCAGGACGACCTACTATGGTTAGCCGTGACTCGAGTATACCTACTTCGCGAACGGAGGGAATTCACCTCGTAGTTACAGATACCCATTGCACTGACTCCATACTGATGGCTGTGGAAGGAAATTCCCCCTCCGAGTAACAGACCAGACACGCCTACCGTAGTGACCCGACCACCGGTCACAGTCACCCCGTGCGCATCAAGATCACCGTATACATCCAACCACCTTAGGCCTGGCCCGAGACCTACCGTAGATTTATCCTTAGACAGCTCTAATTGCTTAAGAGCGCTTAGCGATATAACCACACCCCCATGGTTGCTAGTAAATCCCGGGTTTTGCAGATGACCTCCGCTCCTGATGGAGAACTtcacattgaagaagcgaCACAATGCCAGAGCCGTTGCAACTTGCTGTGCTGACCCAGGACTGACAATGACACAAGGTTGGAGCCAGCAATTGGTCGACCTGATAGGTGTTAGTGATCATTACGACTTTGTGATTCAGAGCATATAGTATATTAGGACATACCATGGGGCTTGGCGCTGTGATTCGTAGCCATTTGACCCTTGGACCACGGAATCCTTGCCGAATAGCAGGGGGAATATTGTGGACACATAGGTGGCCCGTTCTCTATCTTGTTCGATGTCAGAAAGGCTGGAGAATCTTGATAGGAGAGCCTCGGCTTCAGAGATCGTCTCCCGCTCCGGGTTGGGCGAATTTTGAAGAATCTCAGGGTTCATTGTATCTATCGTGTCAGCAACACTCAACAGCGCATTTGGAAGACAAATCAGAATTAAAAtgaggaaaaaggaaagggagcAAGGATAAGCCAGCAGTAGAGACCGTACAAGATTATGACACGGGCCAGTGGATCCCGGCCCCAAGGCGAACAGGGTGCTATGCGGGCCGGCGCCACGAACTACAGCCATCAGGATCTCATTCCCCGTCAGTTTCTGGCAGCCGTCAAGTCTAGCGTGCGTTGCTACTCCACAATTGAACTATGGTGTAATTTGGGAATGCAGCGCTGCCGAGGCGAAACTTG includes the following:
- a CDS encoding FAD-binding oxidoreductase (predicted protein) codes for the protein MNPEILQNSPNPERETISEAEALLSRFSSLSDIEQDRERATYVSTIFPLLFGKDSVVQGSNGYESQRQAPWSTNCWLQPCVIVSPGSAQQVATALALCRFFNVKFSIRSGGHLQNPGFTSNHGGVVISLSALKQLELSKDKSTVGLGPGLRWLDVYGDLDAHGVTVTGGRVTTVGVSGLLLGGGISFHSHQYGVSAMGICNYEVNSLRSRSRYTRVTANHNLFWALKGGGPNFGVVTKFDMMTIPSKHWSEVRVYPITATDQILEAMMQYHAAIEADDKSSLIYNATHEVILLVFFYGEPVEHPPIFQPFYNIPHVATFVAPGIRTVYDLMNAVDSVQEAGPALHDFRTMASLPSLEVYRAIEKTHAEQVDVLKDVEGLTLTTVIQPMSSSAMKATLKSPLGLSSVGQQWFLVRADWKNAKDEERVREAVRKIVDVAESEAKQAGVHLPYLYSNYASRDQDPLASYGVENAKRLKEIALKWRIPEVAKWGVVAFQYGVGGVRVNEYLTQSVLLEMPYSKDIHSAMHGKARHQCW